From Pieris rapae chromosome 3, ilPieRapa1.1, whole genome shotgun sequence, a single genomic window includes:
- the LOC110991540 gene encoding allergen Tha p 1, with amino-acid sequence MAGKLIVFCCVLVAVFAEKYTDKYDNINVQEILENKRLLNAYVDCLLDKGKCSPEGKELKDHIQDALETGCSKCTEAQEKGTYTIIEHLINKEKEIWEKLCAKYDAEGKYRKKYEERAKSAGLAV; translated from the exons ATGGCTGGTAAACTCATTGTGTTCTGCTGTGTTTTGGTGGCGGTGTTCGCGGAGAAGTACACCGATAAATATGACAACATCAACGTGCAAGAGATTTTGGAAAATAAGCGTTTGCTGAATGCTTATGTTGACTGTCTCTTGGATAAAGGAAAGTGTAGCCCTGAAGGAAAGGAATTGAAAG ACCACATACAAGACGCGCTCGAAACAGGGTGTTCCAAATGCACTGAGGCTCAAGAGAAGGGCACATACACCATCATAGAGCACCTTATCAACAAGGAGAAGGAGATTTGGGAAAAGCTCTGTGCCAAATACGACGCTGAAGGGAAATACAGGAAGAAGTATGAGGAGCGCGCGAAGTCTGCCGGCTTAGCCGTTTAA
- the LOC110991536 gene encoding allergen Tha p 1-like gives MKFILVLFAVVGFIYAEQYTDRYDNINVNEILQNKRLVVSYVKCLLEQGRCTPEGNALKEHVKDGMQTGCTKCTDNQRRGARKVVRYLRENYDNYFQDIVKKYDPKNEYKQIYEPFLASDD, from the exons ATGAAGTTTATTCTAGTTTTGTTCGCCGTCGTAGGTTTTATATATGCAGAACAATATACAGATAGATATgacaatataaatgtaaatgaaattttacaaaataaacgtttGGTTGTTTCGTATGTTAAATGTCTGTTGGAGCAAGGCAGGTGTACGCCTGAGGGAAACGCGCTAAAGG agcACGTCAAAGATGGTATGCAGACAGGATGCACAAAATGTACAGACAATCAGAGGAGAGGTGCAAGGAAGGTCGTGCGATATCTTCGCGAGAACTATGACAATTATTTCCAAGACATCGTAAAGAAATACGACcctaaaaatgaatataaacaaatttacgaACCATTTTTGGCCTCTGATGATTAG
- the LOC110991534 gene encoding allergen Tha p 1-like encodes MKLQILLCLVAMAVMVSARPEQYTDKFDNVNLDEILSNRRLLMPYLKCITDEGKCTPDGKELKKHIKEALQEDCAKCTTFQKNNSNRVMAKVINEEPAYWEKIKAKYDPQNAFSSKYEKDLKKN; translated from the exons ATGAAGCTCCAAATCCTGCTATGTTTGGTGGCCATGGCTGTTATGGTGTCTGCCCGTCCCGAGCAGTACACTGACAAGTTTGACAACGTCAACCTGGACGAAATTCTCAGCAACCGACGTCTTCTTATGCCTTACCTCAAATGTATTACTGATGAAGGAAAATGTACTCCAGATGGAAAGGAACTAAAga AGCATATCAAGGAAGCGCTCCAAGAAGACTGTGCCAAGTGCACGACGTTCCAGAAGAATAACTCTAACAGAGTAATGGCTAAGGTGATAAATGAAGAGCCAGCCTACTGGGAGAAGATAAAGGCTAAATACGACCCACAGAACGCCTTTTCTTCCAAATACGAGAAGGACTTGAAGAAAAATTaa
- the LOC110991535 gene encoding allergen Tha p 1-like, which produces MKYIILLCFLACVCARPETYTNKYDGIDLRDILSNRRLLVPYILCTLEQGKCSPEGKELRSHIKDALENDCAKCTEPQKEGTQLVITHLVQHEDDFWKQLVAKYDPSRKYVAKYEKQLKSIKS; this is translated from the exons atgaaatacataattctACTATGTTTCCTGGCCTGTGTTTGTGCCCGACCCGAGACATATACCAACAAATACGATGGCATTGATTTACGAGACATTTTGAGTAACAGAAGATTACTGGTTCCTTACATACTTTGCACTTTGGAACAAGGAAAGTGCTCACCGGAAGGCAAAGAACTACGGT CTCACATCAAGGATGCCTTGGAGAATGATTGCGCTAAATGTACTGAACCTCAGAAGGAAGGCACTCAACTTGTAATCACACATCTCGTCCAACACGAAGACGATTTTTGGAAGCAATTGGTTGCCAAGTACGATCCTAGCAGGAAGTATGTGGCGAAATATGAGAAACAATTGAAGTCTATTAAATCCTGA